In the genome of Syntrophorhabdus sp., the window CTTGCGTCGGAAGCACCCATCATCAGGCTCGTGAACCTCTTCATCACCCGTGCCGTGGAGTTAAGGGCGAGCGACATCCATATCGAGCCTTTCGAAGACGAGATGAAGATCCGCTACCGCATAGACGGCGTCCTCAATGACGTGGAATCGACACCGAAGAGACTTCAGGCGGCCATCGTCTCGCGCATAAAGATCATGGCCAGGCTCAACATTGCCGAGCGCAGGCTTCCCCAGGACGGAAGGATACGGCTGCGTGTGGGCGAGAAAGAGATCGCCATCAGGGTTTCCACCATCCCCATCGTGAACGGAGAGAGCATCGTCATGAGGCTGCTCGACAGGGAAAGCATCGTCATTGACCTTGACAGACTGGGTTTTTCGCAGGCCATGCTTATTTCCCTCGACAAGCTCATAACGAAGCCGAACGGCATCATCCTTGTGACGGGGCCCACGGGCAGCGGCAAGACAACGACCCTTTACGGGGCACTCGACAAGATAAATTCGCCTCACAACAAGATCATCACCGTGGAAGATCCGGTGGAATATCAGTTGAAAGGCGTCAACCAGATCCAGGTGAAGCCCCAGATCGGGCTCGATTTTAACAGCACATTGCGCCACATCGTCAGGCAGGACCCGGACATCATCATGATAGGCGAAATCAGGGACCTGGAGACTGCTCAGATAGCCATCCAGTCGGCGCTGACAGGGCATCTTGTATTCTCCACCCTTCACACAAACGACGCACCGAGCGCAATCACACGTCTTCTTGACATGGGCGTGGAGAGCTTTCTCCTGTCATCCACGGTCCGGGGCATCCTCGCGCAGAGGCTCGTGAGGATGATCTGCCCCGATTGCAGGCGTCAGGCAGGCGTATCCGACGACGTGGAGGAACTCATGGCCCTCGGCATGGGCAGCGGCGTGCCCATCTGGCGGGGAGCGGGCTGCGAGGCCTGCGGGCATACGGGGTTCTTCGGGCGCTCGGGGCTCTTCGAGCTTCTCATTATCGATGAAGAGCTGAGAAGGCTGACGTTGAAGGGTGCAGACGAGGGAGAGATCAGGGCGCAGGCGAGAAGGTCGGGCATGAAGACGCTTCTCGAGGACGGAATGGAGAAGAT includes:
- the tadA gene encoding Flp pilus assembly complex ATPase component TadA, with product LASEAPIIRLVNLFITRAVELRASDIHIEPFEDEMKIRYRIDGVLNDVESTPKRLQAAIVSRIKIMARLNIAERRLPQDGRIRLRVGEKEIAIRVSTIPIVNGESIVMRLLDRESIVIDLDRLGFSQAMLISLDKLITKPNGIILVTGPTGSGKTTTLYGALDKINSPHNKIITVEDPVEYQLKGVNQIQVKPQIGLDFNSTLRHIVRQDPDIIMIGEIRDLETAQIAIQSALTGHLVFSTLHTNDAPSAITRLLDMGVESFLLSSTVRGILAQRLVRMICPDCRRQAGVSDDVEELMALGMGSGVPIWRGAGCEACGHTGFFGRSGLFELLIIDEELRRLTLKGADEGEIRAQARRSGMKTLLEDGMEKIRMGVTTLDEVFRVTRED